In a single window of the Actinomycetota bacterium genome:
- the rpmA gene encoding 50S ribosomal protein L27, giving the protein MSKTKGGGSTRNGRDSNAQRLGVKAFDGTKITAGTILVRQRGTKFHPGRNVGIGGDDTLFSLVDGSVKFGERRGRRVIDVLPLD; this is encoded by the coding sequence ATGTCGAAGACCAAAGGTGGCGGTTCCACCCGCAACGGCCGTGACTCCAACGCCCAGCGCCTCGGCGTGAAGGCGTTCGACGGCACGAAGATCACCGCCGGCACCATCTTGGTGCGCCAGCGGGGCACCAAGTTCCACCCCGGCCGCAACGTCGGCATCGGTGGCGACGACACGCTGTTCTCGCTCGTCGACGGCAGCGTCAAGTTCGGTGAGCGGCGTGGACGCCGCGTCATCGACGTGCTCCCGCTCGACTGA
- the rplU gene encoding 50S ribosomal protein L21: MYAVIATGGKQVRVAEGQQVHVELLGADEGSDVSFSPVLVVDGSSVLATPSELAGASVKGRIVGAAKGPKINGFTYKRRTNQRRRYGHRQHYHVVEITSIAKG; this comes from the coding sequence ATGTACGCAGTGATCGCAACCGGTGGTAAGCAGGTGCGCGTGGCCGAAGGCCAGCAGGTGCACGTCGAGCTGCTCGGCGCCGACGAGGGCTCAGACGTCTCGTTCTCGCCCGTGCTCGTGGTCGATGGGTCGAGTGTCCTCGCCACCCCCTCCGAGCTCGCCGGAGCGTCGGTGAAGGGTCGTATCGTCGGTGCCGCCAAGGGCCCGAAGATCAACGGCTTCACCTACAAGCGGCGCACCAACCAGCGCCGTCGCTACGGTCACCGCCAGCACTACCACGTCGTCGAGATCACCTCGATCGCGAAAGGCTGA
- a CDS encoding rod shape-determining protein RodA yields MGLPLLTRRPDSGLGNIRSSPGDPSRNIDWVLMLTVAVLCTIGVVAIYSATYWRVEGDPYWYTLRQVVFLIVAAVAMVATMAFDYEALKERAYFLYGSVVVALVLVLAVGALRGGARLSFDLGQISMQPAEFAKVGVVLALAAYLSTERADAVSYARFVGGLLIVGVPVGLIVLQPDLGSASVLVVGAMGILLVAGAKVRYIVLVTGLSVATVAAAVISGVVDRYQLRRIEALLNQNSTDEDLQNLVLQVRYAKRAVATGGWFGEGYLEAPLTTGRFIPVQHSDFIFSAVAEQFGMFGGGVLLALFGLMLFRIWRIAHLSKDMLGTYVCAGIFAMLLWHIFQNVGMTMGIMPVTGIPLPFISYGGSSLVAFAIMIGLVQSVHMRRMR; encoded by the coding sequence GTGGGGCTGCCGCTCCTCACCCGCCGTCCGGACTCCGGTCTCGGCAACATCCGTTCGAGCCCTGGCGACCCGAGCCGCAACATCGACTGGGTGTTGATGCTGACCGTTGCCGTGCTGTGCACGATCGGCGTTGTGGCGATCTACAGCGCCACCTATTGGCGGGTGGAGGGCGATCCCTACTGGTACACGCTGCGTCAGGTGGTCTTCTTGATCGTCGCCGCGGTGGCGATGGTGGCGACGATGGCCTTCGACTACGAGGCGCTGAAGGAGCGCGCCTACTTCTTGTACGGCTCCGTGGTGGTGGCGCTGGTGCTAGTGCTCGCCGTCGGCGCGCTGCGCGGCGGCGCCAGGCTCTCGTTCGACCTCGGACAGATCTCGATGCAGCCCGCGGAGTTCGCGAAGGTCGGAGTCGTGCTCGCGTTGGCCGCCTATCTGTCCACCGAGCGAGCCGATGCCGTCTCCTACGCCCGCTTCGTCGGCGGGCTGCTGATCGTCGGCGTCCCGGTCGGGCTGATCGTCCTGCAGCCCGACCTCGGGTCGGCCTCCGTGCTCGTCGTCGGCGCGATGGGGATCCTCCTCGTCGCCGGCGCCAAGGTGCGCTACATCGTGTTGGTGACCGGCCTGTCCGTGGCCACCGTTGCCGCGGCCGTGATCAGCGGGGTCGTCGATCGCTACCAGCTCCGGAGGATCGAGGCGCTGCTCAACCAGAACAGCACCGACGAAGACCTGCAGAACCTGGTGCTCCAGGTGCGCTACGCGAAGCGCGCCGTCGCCACTGGCGGCTGGTTCGGAGAGGGCTACCTCGAGGCACCGCTCACCACGGGGCGGTTCATCCCCGTTCAGCACAGCGACTTCATCTTCTCCGCCGTGGCCGAGCAGTTCGGCATGTTCGGCGGGGGTGTGCTGCTCGCCCTGTTCGGGCTGATGCTGTTCCGGATCTGGCGCATCGCGCACCTGTCGAAGGACATGCTCGGCACCTACGTCTGCGCCGGGATCTTCGCGATGTTGCTCTGGCACATCTTCCAGAACGTCGGGATGACGATGGGGATCATGCCGGTGACGGGCATCCCGCTGCCCTTCATCAGCTACGGCGGGTCGTCGCTCGTCGCTTTCGCGATCATGATCGGGCTCGTCCAGAGCGTGCACATGCGCCGCATGCGCTGA
- a CDS encoding DUF2344 domain-containing protein, whose amino-acid sequence MKVRVRYTKLGKVRFTSHRDTARIWERALRKAGQPVALSGGFSPRARISFGLALPTGAESLGEYLDVELTDEAGELLDPDLALRLSDALPTGFEVTAVALRPVGASLQEDVVSCTWSITLRGVSPSTVAAAVSDALGADQLHLERERKGELRTDDVRPAIVDLAVASTDSDEVNLTAELTSDGRALRPYELVKVLFPGVDPYDVVYRVLRTHQWIERDGGRHELMPVDHEAHPRGAGAGKDEIDDRATLSVARR is encoded by the coding sequence GTGAAGGTGCGCGTGCGTTACACCAAGCTCGGCAAGGTGCGCTTCACCAGCCACCGAGACACGGCGCGCATCTGGGAGCGGGCACTGCGCAAGGCGGGACAACCGGTCGCGCTGTCGGGCGGGTTCTCGCCCCGGGCGCGGATCTCGTTCGGGCTGGCGCTGCCGACCGGGGCGGAGTCGCTCGGTGAATACCTCGACGTGGAGCTCACCGACGAGGCGGGGGAGTTGCTCGATCCCGACCTGGCTCTCCGCCTCAGCGATGCGCTGCCCACCGGTTTCGAGGTGACGGCCGTGGCGCTGCGGCCCGTCGGTGCGTCGCTACAGGAGGACGTCGTCTCCTGCACGTGGTCGATCACCCTGCGCGGCGTGTCGCCGTCCACGGTGGCCGCGGCGGTCTCCGACGCCCTCGGCGCCGACCAGCTCCACCTCGAGCGTGAACGCAAGGGCGAGCTGCGCACGGACGACGTGCGTCCGGCGATCGTCGACCTGGCCGTAGCCTCGACGGATTCGGACGAGGTCAACCTCACCGCGGAGTTGACGAGCGACGGTCGCGCCCTGCGACCCTACGAGCTGGTCAAGGTGCTGTTCCCCGGCGTCGATCCCTACGACGTCGTGTACCGGGTGCTACGCACCCACCAATGGATCGAACGTGACGGCGGGCGCCACGAGCTGATGCCCGTCGATCACGAGGCGCACCCCCGCGGGGCGGGCGCCGGAAAGGACGAGATAGATGACCGAGCAACACTCAGCGTCGCCCGACGCTGA
- a CDS encoding TIGR03960 family B12-binding radical SAM protein codes for MTSLWSRLDPLLARVQKPARYIGCEDGAIVPQHAPGKVSWLFAYPDTYEIGLPNQGLQILFEVVNERDDAVAERTYAPWVDLERLMRERGVPLFSVDTHRAAGEFDLLAFNLSAELVYTNLLNMVDLAGVPVRSEHRRPEHPLVLVGGHAAFNPEPFADFIDAAVLGEGEEVVGEITEVVREWKASGRTEGSREAVLRALARIPGVYVPSLYDVEYDGQRIAAITPRFSDVPDRVDKRTVADLGAWPYPRRPLAPLTEVVHDRLTVEVFRGCTRGCRFCQAGMITRPVRERPAEQVRTLIADGLRRTGHDQVSLSSLSTADYSGIEPLIAETVLDPTVCGTTSVSLPSLRVDAFTVGLAAQVAGGRRSGLTFAPEAGTWRMRSVINKLITDDDLYGAVESAFANGWTRMKLYFLTGLPTETDDDTLGIAELARRCVQIGKGYTNRASVTASIGGFVPKAHTPFQWFGQFTEAELGRRIRMLRDATHRAGGVKLKWHDPAATLAEGIVSRGDRRIGAVIERVWRAGGTFQEWTEFFDVRRWTDAMAAEGLSLDWYVFRHRAEDEIFAWHHLSAGLHPDFLWQDWQAALAGSGVEDCRWTPCYDCGVCTGYGLEHVVASTVAPAGGSQGTGQDLALAGAVPVTVGVAR; via the coding sequence ATGACATCTCTCTGGTCGCGGCTCGATCCGCTCCTGGCCAGGGTGCAGAAGCCGGCGCGGTACATCGGCTGCGAGGACGGTGCAATCGTCCCCCAGCACGCTCCCGGGAAGGTGAGCTGGCTGTTCGCCTATCCCGACACCTACGAGATCGGCCTGCCCAACCAGGGACTGCAGATCCTGTTCGAGGTCGTGAACGAGCGCGACGACGCCGTCGCGGAGCGCACCTATGCGCCCTGGGTCGACCTCGAGCGCCTGATGCGTGAGCGTGGGGTGCCGCTGTTCTCCGTCGACACCCACCGCGCGGCCGGCGAGTTCGACCTGCTCGCGTTCAACCTCTCCGCCGAGCTCGTCTACACGAATCTGCTGAACATGGTCGACCTCGCCGGGGTGCCGGTGCGCAGCGAGCACCGCCGTCCCGAACATCCCCTGGTGCTCGTCGGCGGTCACGCCGCCTTCAACCCGGAGCCCTTCGCCGACTTCATCGACGCGGCGGTGCTCGGTGAAGGCGAGGAGGTGGTCGGCGAGATCACCGAAGTGGTGCGCGAATGGAAGGCGAGCGGGCGCACCGAGGGTTCGCGCGAGGCGGTGCTGCGTGCTCTCGCCCGGATCCCCGGGGTGTACGTGCCGTCGCTCTACGACGTCGAGTACGACGGGCAGCGCATCGCGGCGATCACGCCGCGCTTCTCCGACGTGCCGGATCGGGTCGACAAGCGCACCGTCGCCGACCTCGGGGCGTGGCCCTACCCGCGGCGTCCCCTCGCGCCGCTCACCGAGGTCGTGCACGACCGGTTGACCGTCGAGGTGTTCCGTGGCTGCACCCGCGGCTGCCGGTTCTGTCAGGCGGGGATGATCACCAGGCCGGTGCGGGAACGCCCTGCCGAGCAGGTGCGCACCTTGATCGCCGACGGCCTGCGCCGCACCGGCCACGACCAGGTGAGCCTCAGCTCGCTGTCGACGGCCGACTACAGCGGCATCGAGCCGCTGATCGCCGAGACGGTGCTCGACCCCACCGTCTGCGGGACGACGTCGGTCAGCCTGCCGAGCCTGCGCGTCGACGCGTTCACGGTCGGTCTCGCCGCGCAGGTGGCCGGAGGGCGTCGCAGCGGGCTCACCTTCGCTCCCGAGGCCGGAACGTGGAGGATGCGCAGCGTGATCAACAAGTTGATCACCGACGACGATCTCTACGGCGCGGTCGAGTCCGCCTTCGCGAACGGCTGGACGAGGATGAAGCTCTACTTCCTCACCGGCCTGCCGACGGAGACCGACGACGACACGCTCGGCATCGCCGAGCTCGCTCGCCGCTGCGTGCAGATCGGCAAGGGATACACGAACCGGGCCAGCGTCACCGCGAGCATCGGCGGCTTCGTGCCGAAGGCGCACACCCCGTTCCAGTGGTTCGGCCAGTTCACCGAGGCCGAGCTCGGCCGCAGAATCCGCATGCTGCGTGACGCCACCCATCGCGCCGGCGGGGTGAAGCTCAAGTGGCACGACCCGGCGGCGACCCTGGCAGAAGGCATCGTCAGCCGCGGCGACCGCCGCATCGGCGCCGTGATCGAGCGGGTGTGGCGCGCAGGGGGGACGTTCCAGGAGTGGACCGAGTTCTTCGACGTGCGCCGCTGGACCGACGCGATGGCGGCCGAGGGTCTCTCACTCGACTGGTACGTGTTCCGCCACCGCGCCGAGGACGAGATCTTCGCCTGGCATCACCTGTCTGCGGGGCTGCACCCCGACTTCTTGTGGCAGGACTGGCAGGCGGCACTCGCCGGCTCCGGTGTGGAGGACTGCCGCTGGACGCCGTGCTACGACTGCGGGGTCTGCACCGGCTACGGGCTCGAGCACGTGGTCGCCTCCACCGTTGCGCCCGCCGGCGGCAGCCAGGGCACCGGCCAGGATCTCGCCCTCGCCGGCGCGGTGCCGGTGACGGTAGGAGTGGCGCGGTGA
- a CDS encoding Rne/Rng family ribonuclease, with protein MNDTVDDTMNHAMDDAADDTMNDAADGDIGDPSVRKKRRRGSRGGRNRKPARSGGGQPALADDDQAAAPESADVAGELAEDQPELPDRPIEGKVLSPQVAAEALVPRRPQIGDTRPAPPVARPAPAGGGRGDDGSKGGGARNKSRGSAKGASSAALTKGAPGDPSRKRRTRGGRGKERAGEAELLAPEEAIERRRGRERNGRPIGRYLMCVQVRENLTQVAVLEGRSLIEHYVSRPSDDISQIHGSIYLGRVQNVLPGMEAAFVDIATPKNAVLYRGDVQYDAEDIVEGTGEPRIEQILRARQMIVCQVTKNPIGAKGARLTQEISLPGRFVVLIPNSRTYGISKRLPDDERKRLRAILDRVKPAEHGLIVRTAAEDASEHELRADITRLLDEWTQIEKSATSARVPTLLYREPELAVRVIREEFNADYRGIVIDDPRLHQEVESYVRDFNPELADRVELYDADAEGLPLFERFHIHEQIHKALDRKVWLPSGGSLIIEHTEALTVIDVNTGKNVGTSNLEATVFHNNLEAAEEVARQLRLRDIGGIIVIDFIDMEVKENRRRVVDAFRDALARDKTRTQVFDISDLGLVEMTRKRIGEGLLTNFSEVCPECEGRGVTVDHRLLE; from the coding sequence ATGAACGACACCGTGGACGACACGATGAACCACGCGATGGACGACGCGGCGGACGACACGATGAACGACGCGGCGGACGGCGATATCGGCGATCCGAGCGTGCGCAAGAAGCGCCGTCGCGGGTCGCGTGGGGGTCGTAACCGCAAGCCGGCGCGCTCGGGCGGTGGCCAGCCGGCACTCGCCGACGATGACCAGGCGGCGGCGCCCGAGTCGGCCGATGTGGCCGGCGAGTTGGCCGAGGACCAGCCCGAGCTGCCCGACCGACCGATCGAGGGCAAGGTGCTCTCCCCGCAGGTCGCGGCCGAGGCGCTCGTGCCGCGCCGACCCCAGATCGGCGACACCCGGCCCGCACCCCCCGTCGCCCGGCCCGCGCCCGCCGGCGGCGGGCGTGGCGACGACGGTTCCAAGGGCGGTGGAGCCCGGAACAAGTCGCGGGGTTCGGCGAAAGGCGCGAGCAGCGCCGCGCTCACGAAGGGCGCGCCGGGCGATCCCTCACGCAAGCGGCGTACCCGGGGAGGGCGCGGTAAGGAGCGCGCCGGCGAGGCCGAGTTGCTCGCTCCGGAGGAGGCGATCGAGCGGCGTCGCGGCCGGGAGCGCAACGGGCGCCCGATCGGGCGCTACTTGATGTGCGTCCAGGTGCGGGAGAACCTCACCCAGGTGGCGGTGCTCGAGGGGCGCAGCCTGATCGAGCACTACGTCAGCCGGCCTTCAGACGACATCTCCCAGATCCACGGCAGCATCTACCTCGGCCGGGTGCAGAACGTGCTGCCGGGCATGGAGGCTGCGTTCGTCGACATCGCCACCCCCAAGAACGCCGTGCTCTACCGCGGCGACGTGCAGTACGACGCCGAAGACATCGTCGAGGGCACCGGCGAACCGCGCATCGAGCAGATCCTGCGTGCCCGGCAGATGATCGTCTGCCAGGTCACGAAGAACCCGATCGGCGCGAAGGGCGCGCGCCTCACCCAGGAGATCTCCCTGCCGGGGCGCTTCGTGGTGCTGATCCCCAACTCGCGGACGTACGGCATCTCCAAGCGCCTTCCCGACGACGAGCGCAAGCGCCTCCGCGCCATCCTCGACCGGGTCAAGCCGGCCGAGCACGGGCTGATCGTGCGCACGGCCGCCGAGGACGCCTCCGAGCACGAGCTGCGCGCCGACATCACGCGCCTGCTCGACGAGTGGACCCAGATCGAGAAGTCGGCCACCTCGGCCAGGGTGCCGACGCTGCTCTACCGCGAGCCCGAGCTCGCGGTGCGGGTGATCCGCGAGGAGTTCAACGCCGACTACCGCGGCATCGTCATCGACGACCCCCGCCTGCACCAAGAGGTCGAGAGCTACGTCCGCGACTTCAATCCCGAGCTCGCGGACCGAGTCGAGCTCTACGACGCCGACGCCGAGGGGCTGCCGCTCTTCGAGCGGTTCCACATCCACGAGCAGATCCACAAGGCGCTCGACCGCAAGGTGTGGCTGCCCTCGGGAGGGTCGTTGATCATCGAGCACACAGAGGCGCTCACGGTGATCGACGTGAACACGGGCAAGAACGTCGGCACCTCGAACCTCGAGGCCACCGTGTTCCACAACAACTTGGAGGCCGCCGAAGAGGTCGCCCGCCAGCTGCGCCTGCGTGACATCGGCGGGATCATCGTGATCGACTTCATCGACATGGAGGTGAAGGAGAACCGGCGCAGGGTGGTCGACGCCTTCCGTGACGCGCTGGCCAGGGACAAGACCCGCACGCAGGTGTTCGACATCTCCGACCTCGGCCTCGTCGAGATGACCCGCAAGCGCATCGGCGAGGGGTTGTTGACCAACTTCTCCGAGGTCTGCCCGGAGTGCGAGGGCAGAGGCGTCACTGTGGACCACCGCCTGCTCGAGTGA
- a CDS encoding HD domain-containing protein yields the protein MEGHGAASTGTDGLRLAHADSWAGPGSSATVPRTAREDAEHAGLAPLATRAFGPGERAVEEEPDPFRTCFERDRDRILHAAAFRRLAGKTQVFIFPEDHQRTRLTHALEVAQVATSVARGLGLNVALTEAIALGHDCGHGPGGHASEDALSPYVAGGYDHAVWGADETLVPLNLCVETLDGIRNHSWSRPAPSTPEGEVVSWADRVAYVCHDFEDAVAAGIVTAEMLPELVSERCGTARSRQLGTFIGAMLAATAETGRIGMLAPFAEALAEFRRFNYDHVYLRPASRQQASQVIDLLQALVEHYADRPNLIPVAHRHGPDGGLDAGSPEALRSAVAWVAGMTDRFACREGIALLGWTHDRLPAGIDV from the coding sequence ATGGAAGGTCACGGCGCCGCGTCGACGGGCACCGATGGCCTGCGGCTGGCGCACGCCGACTCGTGGGCGGGTCCCGGCTCCTCGGCGACGGTGCCGCGCACGGCGCGCGAAGACGCCGAGCACGCCGGCCTCGCCCCCCTCGCCACCCGCGCGTTCGGCCCGGGCGAGCGCGCGGTCGAAGAAGAACCGGATCCCTTCCGCACATGCTTCGAACGCGACCGCGACCGCATCCTGCACGCCGCGGCCTTCCGCCGGCTGGCCGGCAAGACACAGGTGTTCATCTTCCCCGAGGACCACCAGCGCACCCGGCTCACCCATGCGCTCGAGGTGGCCCAGGTGGCCACGTCGGTCGCCCGTGGTCTGGGGTTGAACGTGGCCCTCACCGAGGCGATCGCGCTCGGCCACGACTGCGGGCACGGCCCCGGCGGCCACGCCAGCGAAGACGCGCTGAGCCCCTACGTGGCCGGCGGCTACGACCACGCCGTGTGGGGTGCCGACGAGACCCTGGTGCCGCTCAACTTGTGCGTCGAGACGCTCGACGGCATCCGCAACCACTCCTGGAGCCGGCCGGCGCCGTCCACCCCCGAGGGCGAGGTGGTCAGCTGGGCAGACCGGGTGGCGTACGTCTGCCACGACTTCGAAGATGCCGTCGCCGCCGGCATCGTCACCGCCGAGATGTTGCCCGAGCTGGTCAGCGAACGCTGTGGCACCGCGCGCTCGCGTCAACTCGGCACGTTCATCGGGGCGATGCTGGCGGCCACCGCGGAGACGGGTCGCATCGGCATGCTCGCGCCGTTTGCCGAGGCACTCGCCGAGTTCCGCCGGTTCAACTACGACCACGTGTACCTGCGCCCGGCCTCACGCCAGCAGGCGTCGCAGGTGATCGACCTGCTGCAGGCGCTCGTCGAGCACTACGCGGACCGGCCGAACCTGATCCCCGTCGCGCACCGCCACGGCCCCGACGGTGGGCTCGACGCCGGCAGCCCCGAGGCGCTGCGCTCAGCCGTGGCATGGGTGGCGGGGATGACCGACCGCTTCGCCTGCCGGGAGGGCATCGCCCTGCTCGGCTGGACCCACGACCGCCTACCCGCCGGCATCGACGTCTAA